A DNA window from Nitrospira sp. contains the following coding sequences:
- a CDS encoding HemX protein, negative effector of steady-state concentration of glutamyl-tRNA reductase (MaGe:77308669) → MAVVCFMVTMGLYFAATISFLAYLLRRSEALSKVSLGITAAGFVAHTVALVARMVGSSAEAPPSVHEALSFFSWMLILVFLAVEFRHRIHVLGSFIVPLALVSLISAAALPDTAPTLQPMFRTLWLHVTLSMLGTVGFAVAFVAGVMYLIQDGLLKSKRFNVLYSKLPALDFLDHLNQQSIILGFPLLTLGIITGAISAEFAKGAYVSWNPEQTWALVTWLFYFVVLLGRLTVGWRAKRAAYLTVIGFAGVILTLIGVVLKSYGTVS, encoded by the coding sequence ATGGCCGTAGTCTGCTTCATGGTGACGATGGGGTTGTACTTCGCCGCGACCATTTCATTTCTTGCGTATCTACTGCGACGCTCGGAAGCGCTTTCGAAAGTTTCTCTCGGCATTACAGCGGCAGGATTTGTCGCACACACGGTCGCGCTCGTTGCGCGAATGGTGGGGAGTTCTGCAGAGGCCCCTCCCAGCGTCCATGAGGCACTGTCTTTTTTTTCCTGGATGCTGATCCTGGTCTTTCTGGCCGTCGAGTTTCGCCATCGAATCCATGTGCTGGGCTCGTTCATTGTTCCGCTCGCGTTGGTCTCTCTTATTTCAGCTGCCGCACTGCCTGACACCGCTCCTACCTTGCAACCCATGTTTCGAACGCTCTGGTTGCACGTGACCTTGAGTATGCTGGGAACTGTGGGGTTTGCCGTCGCGTTTGTTGCGGGAGTGATGTATCTCATCCAAGATGGGCTTCTCAAGTCGAAACGGTTCAATGTGTTGTATAGCAAGCTGCCGGCGCTGGATTTTCTCGACCATCTGAACCAGCAATCCATCATCCTCGGGTTTCCGCTATTGACGCTTGGAATCATCACCGGTGCTATCTCTGCGGAGTTTGCCAAGGGTGCCTATGTGAGCTGGAATCCCGAGCAGACGTGGGCCTTGGTAACCTGGCTCTTCTATTTTGTCGTGCTTCTTGGACGTCTGACTGTGGGGTGGCGCGCGAAACGGGCGGCTTACTTAACGGTGATCGGGTTTGCCGGCGTCATTTTGACGCTGATCGGCGTGGTTCTCAAGAGCTACGGGACGGTGTCGTAA
- a CDS encoding hypothetical protein (Evidence 4 : Unknown function but conserved in other organisms; MaGe:77308665) translates to MVPVKSFMIPREKFVTVARDTDAQTAARIMRDRGIGSLFITNDKEIIGIVTDTDMMRRVVASGSDATKATVEQIMSAPILTIEENKTLLDANDLMAQAHVRHLGVTHEGKLVGVISVRDLVVFLTNLPRK, encoded by the coding sequence ATGGTTCCAGTGAAATCGTTCATGATTCCTCGAGAGAAGTTTGTCACCGTGGCTCGCGACACCGATGCCCAGACGGCGGCGCGGATTATGCGCGATCGCGGGATCGGCAGCTTGTTTATTACTAACGATAAAGAAATTATCGGCATCGTGACCGACACGGATATGATGCGCCGCGTGGTGGCGTCAGGGTCGGATGCGACCAAGGCGACGGTGGAGCAGATCATGTCGGCTCCGATCCTGACGATTGAAGAGAACAAGACGTTGCTGGATGCCAATGATCTGATGGCGCAGGCGCATGTGCGCCATTTGGGCGTGACGCACGAGGGGAAGCTGGTCGGGGTCATTTCGGTTCGCGACCTGGTGGTCTTTCTGACTAATTTGCCACGAAAGTAG
- a CDS encoding Delta-aminolevulinic acid dehydratase (MaGe:77308664): protein MAFPIQRLRRLRQQDAFRRMVRETVLSPADFIYPLFVVEGQGRREEIGSMPGQFRLSVDLLVKEAAEVQSLGIPAIILFGIPAKKDDRGTSGYDPNGIVQRAIKAVKDQVPGLAVITDVCIDEYTDHGHCGIVKDGKILNDETLECLRTMARTHAEAGADMVAPSDMMDGRVAAIRAELDQAGFPELPIMAYAAKFSSCFYAPFRDAAYSSPQFGDRQSYQMDPANGREALREIDSDVEEGADIVMVKPAMPYLDIIAQARARTLLPIAAYQVSGEYSMIKAAGRAGWLDETRAMMESLLSIRRAGADLILTYFAKDAVRQLR, encoded by the coding sequence ATGGCATTTCCGATCCAGCGGCTTCGGCGGCTGCGGCAACAGGATGCTTTTCGACGGATGGTGCGGGAAACCGTGCTGTCTCCGGCCGATTTTATTTATCCCTTGTTTGTCGTCGAGGGGCAGGGCCGGCGCGAGGAAATCGGGTCGATGCCTGGCCAGTTCCGGCTGTCGGTCGATCTGTTGGTGAAGGAGGCCGCGGAGGTTCAGTCGCTTGGCATTCCCGCGATTATCCTGTTCGGCATTCCCGCGAAGAAGGATGATCGGGGGACATCGGGATATGATCCGAACGGGATCGTCCAGCGGGCGATTAAGGCGGTGAAGGATCAGGTGCCGGGTCTGGCCGTGATTACGGATGTGTGCATTGATGAATATACGGATCATGGCCATTGCGGCATCGTGAAAGACGGCAAGATTCTCAACGATGAAACGCTGGAATGTCTGCGGACGATGGCCCGGACGCATGCCGAAGCCGGCGCCGACATGGTCGCCCCTTCCGATATGATGGATGGACGAGTGGCGGCGATTCGCGCGGAGCTCGATCAAGCGGGTTTTCCTGAACTGCCGATCATGGCCTACGCGGCAAAATTCTCGTCTTGTTTCTATGCTCCCTTTCGGGATGCCGCGTATTCGAGTCCGCAGTTCGGCGACCGCCAATCGTATCAGATGGATCCGGCTAACGGGCGTGAAGCGTTACGCGAAATCGATTCGGACGTGGAGGAAGGGGCCGATATCGTCATGGTGAAACCGGCCATGCCCTATCTGGATATTATTGCGCAGGCGCGCGCGCGGACGTTGCTTCCCATTGCGGCGTATCAAGTCAGCGGCGAGTACAGCATGATTAAGGCCGCGGGGCGCGCCGGCTGGCTGGATGAAACGCGCGCCATGATGGAATCGCTGCTCTCGATCCGGCGGGCCGGAGCCGATCTCATTTTGACCTACTTCGCCAAGGATGCCGTCAGGCAGTTGCGTTGA
- a CDS encoding Hypoxanthine-guanine phosphoribosyltransferase (MaGe:77308661) has translation MKRVFGRPIVTQEQMRTRIRELGKQISADYAGKDLVLVGVLKGAYAFYADLARAIRIPIHIDFIVVSSYGSKTKTSGKVKLVTDLTESIKGKDVLLVEDIVDSGLTVQYLLKTFAKKKPRSLKVCTLLSKPDRRQVVVQVDYEGFKIPNHYVVGYGLDYQQQYRNLPYLAVLDLTEEET, from the coding sequence ATGAAGCGTGTATTTGGCCGGCCGATTGTGACGCAGGAACAGATGCGGACCCGTATCCGGGAATTGGGCAAGCAGATTAGCGCCGACTACGCGGGTAAAGACTTGGTATTGGTGGGGGTGCTCAAGGGAGCCTATGCCTTTTACGCGGACCTGGCTCGCGCCATCCGGATTCCAATTCACATCGACTTCATCGTGGTCTCCAGTTACGGCAGCAAGACCAAGACGTCGGGCAAGGTAAAGCTCGTTACCGATCTCACCGAATCGATAAAGGGCAAGGATGTGTTGCTGGTCGAGGATATTGTCGATTCGGGGTTGACGGTTCAGTATTTGCTGAAGACGTTCGCGAAAAAGAAACCGCGTTCGCTGAAGGTCTGCACGTTGTTAAGCAAACCGGACCGCCGGCAAGTTGTGGTGCAGGTTGATTACGAGGGTTTCAAGATTCCGAATCATTATGTGGTCGGGTACGGACTGGACTATCAGCAACAATATCGAAATTTGCCGTATCTAGCAGTTTTGGATCTCACGGAAGAAGAGACGTAA
- a CDS encoding putative Fe(2+)-trafficking protein (Evidence 3 : Putative function from multiple computational evidences; MaGe:77308673) — protein MAEVACVTCGQNGEAITAPLFLGKLEQEIKAKVCTACWKKWEGMRVMVINEYQVNLGDESGRELVRKQMKAFLKLEGQADTSKIAENFRPEGT, from the coding sequence ATGGCAGAGGTTGCGTGCGTCACATGCGGACAAAATGGCGAAGCAATTACCGCCCCCCTCTTTCTCGGCAAGCTAGAACAAGAAATCAAAGCAAAGGTTTGCACCGCCTGCTGGAAGAAGTGGGAAGGCATGCGGGTGATGGTAATCAATGAATATCAGGTCAACCTTGGCGATGAAAGCGGGCGAGAGCTTGTTCGCAAACAGATGAAGGCCTTCTTAAAGCTGGAAGGTCAAGCCGACACCTCGAAAATTGCCGAAAACTTCCGCCCGGAAGGCACCTAG
- a CDS encoding TPmethylase domain-containing protein (MaGe:77308670): MRREQSQQSEPVECGTRQRKNAGGSLYLIGVPIGHPDDITLRALATLGKVDIVATEDPRATQALLRHHRLTARLTSYGPTKIKEKVAVLIDRLQQGTSVALLADCGSPVISDPGSLLVAAAHQQSIPVFSIPGPSAVTAAIAASGFSAEAFHFYGDIQTSTRVSKNRLAIILTHAEPIIIFCQAESCLALLAAIAKTAPRRLIALVCDLTLQEEIVLRGTAHHVSELLKRRPLPRAITIIVSEKKQKAGGKTRKP; encoded by the coding sequence ATGCGGCGAGAACAGAGTCAACAAAGTGAACCAGTGGAATGCGGCACTCGCCAGAGAAAAAACGCAGGAGGTTCACTCTATCTCATTGGAGTCCCGATTGGACATCCAGACGACATCACACTTCGCGCTCTTGCCACGCTCGGCAAGGTCGACATTGTGGCGACTGAAGATCCGCGCGCAACGCAGGCTCTCCTGCGCCACCACCGCCTAACCGCCAGGCTCACCAGCTATGGACCGACAAAAATCAAAGAAAAAGTGGCGGTCCTGATCGATCGATTGCAACAGGGAACATCCGTCGCGTTGCTGGCCGATTGCGGCTCACCCGTGATCTCTGACCCGGGAAGCCTTCTGGTCGCCGCAGCACACCAACAATCCATTCCCGTCTTTTCTATTCCCGGCCCATCGGCTGTAACCGCTGCAATCGCGGCATCGGGATTTTCCGCCGAGGCGTTTCATTTTTATGGAGACATCCAGACATCCACCCGAGTGAGCAAAAACAGACTCGCAATTATTCTGACCCATGCAGAGCCAATCATCATCTTCTGCCAGGCCGAATCATGCCTGGCACTTCTAGCGGCCATCGCCAAGACCGCTCCGCGCCGCCTGATCGCGCTTGTCTGCGACCTTACATTACAGGAAGAGATCGTCCTCAGAGGAACAGCCCACCACGTCTCAGAGTTATTGAAACGAAGGCCCCTGCCACGAGCAATCACAATTATCGTGAGTGAGAAAAAACAGAAGGCGGGCGGGAAAACCAGGAAACCCTGA
- a CDS encoding BFN domain-containing protein (MaGe:77308674), translating into MITQMQVKGLMFDPYNNAYIVVLRDEDEAEMLPIWVGKSEASAISLALEHVAPPRPMTHDFMKSFLDAYNAKVISVVITDLNEHTYFAKIHLMYEDSEYAVDSRPSDAIALAIRSEAPIFANESVIRKQSSEELEQWLENLKPEDFGKLDS; encoded by the coding sequence ATGATTACGCAAATGCAGGTCAAGGGATTGATGTTCGATCCCTACAACAACGCCTATATCGTCGTTCTCCGAGATGAAGATGAAGCGGAGATGCTGCCGATCTGGGTTGGGAAATCAGAGGCGAGCGCCATCAGCCTTGCGCTGGAACATGTGGCGCCACCTCGTCCAATGACACACGATTTCATGAAGTCCTTTCTAGATGCCTACAATGCTAAAGTGATTAGCGTGGTCATTACGGACTTGAATGAACATACATACTTTGCCAAGATTCATCTGATGTACGAAGATTCGGAATACGCCGTCGACTCTCGCCCCAGCGATGCGATCGCGCTGGCGATCCGGTCGGAAGCGCCTATTTTCGCCAACGAGTCGGTCATCCGAAAGCAAAGCTCGGAAGAACTCGAGCAATGGTTAGAAAATCTCAAGCCGGAAGATTTCGGCAAACTGGATTCCTGA
- a CDS encoding hypothetical protein (Evidence 4 : Unknown function but conserved in other organisms; MaGe:77308672), whose product MRKVLALGATILFVGSVGVVGAQERLQQNSMGSSMGVGTGVGDISGSANRVQAFDRSSFLDRLSLPETIYGRVLAIDIPAGKLFLETGGSSHDEGRAGSGSMNALIVFLDDKTNMDQMRTINSGDDVTLQVVEATSNAQQFGIGKKLVREISVLRGNEKLAGFGGLGQRPNPSTERAIETNSGSMTGGVAGAVFPGKATGTVDTGISEFTGAAPCWNCEPQPGWGYQTVAPETKVPSRSDYGGADYSKPNLVKGLN is encoded by the coding sequence ATGCGTAAGGTGTTGGCACTGGGAGCCACAATTCTTTTTGTCGGCTCCGTGGGTGTTGTAGGAGCTCAAGAGCGTCTGCAGCAAAACTCCATGGGTTCTTCCATGGGCGTCGGGACAGGAGTCGGCGACATTTCTGGAAGCGCCAACCGCGTTCAAGCTTTTGATCGCAGTTCGTTTCTTGACCGGCTGTCTCTCCCAGAAACTATTTATGGCCGCGTATTAGCCATCGATATTCCTGCCGGGAAGTTGTTCCTGGAAACAGGTGGAAGCTCGCATGACGAAGGACGCGCTGGTTCAGGTTCAATGAATGCTCTCATCGTGTTTCTTGACGACAAGACCAACATGGACCAGATGAGGACTATCAATTCCGGCGACGATGTGACCTTGCAGGTCGTCGAAGCCACGAGCAATGCCCAGCAGTTTGGTATTGGTAAGAAGCTTGTTCGCGAAATCTCCGTGCTTCGTGGCAACGAGAAGCTCGCAGGATTTGGTGGATTGGGCCAGCGCCCGAATCCTTCAACTGAGCGTGCAATCGAGACCAACAGCGGCAGCATGACTGGTGGTGTGGCTGGGGCTGTGTTCCCAGGTAAGGCTACCGGAACGGTTGATACCGGGATCAGCGAGTTCACCGGCGCCGCTCCTTGCTGGAATTGCGAACCGCAGCCAGGATGGGGCTATCAGACGGTGGCTCCTGAGACCAAGGTGCCGAGCCGCTCTGATTACGGCGGAGCAGACTACAGCAAGCCGAACCTCGTGAAGGGCTTGAACTAG
- a CDS encoding hydroxymethylbilane synthase (Evidence 2a : Function from experimental evidences in other organisms; PubMedId 1522882, 1747120, 2025226, 2122889, 2510713, 3052434, 3054815, 3196304, 3529035, 8874804; Product type e : enzyme; MaGe:77308667) translates to MSIPTDARTTLVLGTRASKLALQQSEWFQRQVEAIAPEVRVTLTRIQTSGDKIVDVPLAKIGGKGLFVKEIEEALLSGEIDFAVHSMKDVPTQLPDGLEILCVPPREDARDALISRTGCRFQELPLGARIGSSSLRRQSQFLHARPDLRIEMLRGNLDTRLKKLKDGQFDAIILAAAGLRRLGWTEEITEYLDPHLCLPAIGQGALGIEGRSNDQFVRSILSRLTHPPTQVAVTAERALLHRLEGGCQVPIAAYASLTNDQVHLEGLVASVDGKTVIRDAVQGTRAEAQALGTALAERLLARGADKILGEIYGRA, encoded by the coding sequence GTGTCGATACCAACGGACGCACGAACCACGCTGGTTCTAGGCACCAGAGCGAGTAAGCTGGCCTTGCAGCAAAGCGAGTGGTTTCAGCGGCAGGTGGAGGCCATTGCACCAGAAGTTAGGGTAACGCTTACCCGGATTCAAACCTCTGGCGACAAGATCGTCGATGTGCCGCTCGCCAAGATTGGCGGGAAGGGCCTGTTCGTTAAGGAAATCGAAGAAGCCCTGTTAAGCGGCGAGATCGACTTTGCCGTGCATAGCATGAAGGATGTTCCGACGCAGTTGCCGGACGGGCTGGAAATTCTCTGTGTGCCTCCGCGAGAAGATGCGCGGGATGCGCTGATCAGCCGCACGGGATGCCGCTTTCAGGAATTGCCACTCGGCGCTCGTATCGGATCGAGCAGCTTGCGCCGGCAATCGCAGTTTCTGCACGCGCGACCGGATCTTCGGATCGAGATGCTTCGGGGAAATCTCGATACCCGGTTGAAGAAACTCAAAGACGGCCAGTTCGATGCGATTATCTTGGCCGCTGCCGGGCTGCGGCGTTTGGGATGGACGGAGGAAATTACGGAGTATCTCGATCCACACCTCTGTCTTCCCGCTATCGGGCAAGGGGCGCTAGGAATTGAGGGGCGGTCGAACGACCAGTTTGTGCGCTCTATTCTGAGCCGGCTGACCCATCCGCCGACGCAGGTCGCGGTGACGGCGGAGCGAGCGTTGTTGCATCGATTGGAAGGCGGTTGCCAGGTGCCGATTGCGGCCTATGCGTCACTGACGAATGATCAGGTGCACCTGGAGGGCCTGGTGGCGAGTGTGGACGGTAAGACCGTCATTCGAGATGCCGTGCAGGGGACAAGGGCAGAGGCGCAAGCCTTGGGGACCGCGCTGGCGGAACGGCTACTTGCGCGAGGGGCGGACAAGATTCTGGGCGAGATTTATGGAAGGGCCTGA
- a CDS encoding Glutamyl-tRNA reductase (MaGe:77308668), with translation MHVIVVGLSHKTAPVEIREKLAVPGSRMGEALTRLTSYSGVKEGILLSTCNRVEVYSVVDDIEQGYGRIQEFLADTHLSLSSEQLTPHLYWHADDRAITHLFRVAASLDSMIVGESQILGQLKDAFESALSHKTTGLVMNKVVKKAISVAKRVRTETKIAEMAVSVSYAAVELAKKIFSDLGQRTVLLVGAGEMAKLAAQHLIAQGVGQVRITTRTPQHAVDLAETFGGTAVPFEQYKDDMASADIVLVSTGASHYLISADDVQRAVTARMNRPMFLIDISVPRNIDPAVRHVDNAFLFDIDDLKQRVEKNRAERLQEADKAEQLVVEEVGVLREWMKSLEVTPTIVALKQRADEIKRSELGKTLGRLAHLPAQDRELIEGLAASIVNKMIHGTMVTLKSEVNSSSGAAFVEAARRFYSLEAAPPPDLRGESAVEPSSSCLAHDTSEPLIEQVPSRTVSRKQP, from the coding sequence ATGCATGTAATCGTAGTTGGACTGAGCCACAAGACGGCGCCGGTTGAAATTCGCGAGAAGCTGGCGGTGCCGGGGAGCCGGATGGGTGAGGCGCTCACCCGATTGACGTCTTATTCCGGCGTGAAAGAAGGCATTCTTCTCTCTACATGCAATCGCGTTGAAGTCTATTCTGTTGTCGACGATATCGAGCAGGGGTATGGACGGATCCAGGAGTTTTTGGCCGATACCCACCTCTCCCTTTCCTCCGAACAGCTGACGCCGCACTTGTATTGGCATGCCGACGATCGAGCCATCACACATTTATTTCGCGTGGCAGCGAGTCTTGACTCGATGATCGTGGGGGAATCTCAGATCCTTGGGCAGTTGAAAGACGCCTTTGAGTCGGCGCTGTCGCATAAGACGACCGGGCTCGTCATGAACAAGGTCGTCAAGAAAGCTATTTCCGTCGCCAAGCGTGTGCGGACCGAAACCAAGATTGCCGAGATGGCCGTGTCGGTTAGCTATGCGGCAGTCGAGCTCGCCAAGAAGATTTTTTCTGACCTCGGGCAGAGAACGGTCTTGCTGGTCGGAGCCGGAGAAATGGCCAAGCTGGCCGCGCAACACCTGATTGCGCAGGGAGTCGGCCAGGTGCGGATTACCACCAGGACCCCGCAGCATGCCGTGGACTTGGCCGAGACCTTCGGTGGAACGGCGGTGCCGTTCGAGCAATACAAAGACGATATGGCGTCGGCCGATATCGTGCTGGTCTCGACCGGCGCGTCACACTATCTGATCAGCGCCGACGATGTGCAGCGGGCGGTGACGGCGCGAATGAACCGGCCGATGTTTCTCATCGACATCTCGGTCCCGCGCAATATCGATCCAGCTGTGCGGCATGTCGACAATGCGTTTCTGTTCGATATCGACGATCTGAAGCAGCGGGTGGAGAAAAATCGCGCCGAACGTTTGCAGGAAGCCGATAAAGCGGAGCAGTTGGTGGTGGAAGAAGTCGGTGTGTTACGCGAGTGGATGAAATCGCTGGAAGTGACGCCGACGATTGTCGCATTGAAGCAGCGCGCAGATGAGATTAAGCGCAGCGAGTTGGGTAAAACCTTGGGACGGCTCGCCCATCTTCCGGCGCAGGATCGGGAGCTGATCGAGGGGTTAGCCGCGTCGATTGTGAATAAGATGATTCACGGAACGATGGTGACGCTGAAATCCGAGGTGAATTCGTCGAGCGGAGCGGCGTTTGTCGAAGCGGCGCGGAGATTTTACAGTCTTGAGGCGGCTCCGCCGCCGGATCTGCGTGGAGAGTCGGCGGTCGAACCATCATCATCCTGTTTAGCCCACGATACGAGTGAGCCGCTTATTGAGCAAGTCCCATCTCGGACAGTCAGTCGGAAACAACCGTAG
- a CDS encoding 7,8-dihydropteroate synthase (Evidence 2a : Function from experimental evidences in other organisms; PubMedId 13873645, 1522070, 1657875, 8304179, 9187658; Product type e : enzyme; MaGe:77308659): MKNYTLLAKGRLIPILDCPLLMGIVNITPDSFSDGGCYATVDQAVDQAMRLVEQGANILDLGAESTRPGAAPVGEQEEMDRVLPVLHEVAKRTAVPISVDTMKSRVAREALNMGASIVNDVTAMRFDPNMAAVVAQYGAGVVMMHMQGMPATMQKNPRYDNVADDVRMFFLERIAAAEGAGIAKSQIVLDPGFGFGKLLVHNLDLLNRLSSFDQLGCPMLVGVSRKAFLGKILDRSVRDREWGTAAAVALAVDRGASIVRVHDVASMKDVVMVAAAIRAAALASKQEDYA; encoded by the coding sequence GTGAAAAACTATACCTTGCTTGCGAAGGGACGGCTGATTCCAATCCTGGACTGTCCGCTCCTGATGGGTATTGTCAACATCACTCCGGATTCCTTTTCGGATGGGGGGTGCTATGCGACGGTCGATCAAGCGGTCGATCAAGCAATGAGGCTCGTTGAACAGGGTGCGAATATTCTCGATTTGGGCGCTGAGTCGACGAGGCCTGGGGCGGCGCCAGTCGGCGAACAGGAGGAGATGGATCGCGTACTGCCTGTTTTGCATGAGGTGGCGAAGCGGACGGCTGTGCCTATTTCTGTGGATACGATGAAGTCGCGGGTGGCTCGGGAAGCGCTCAATATGGGCGCTTCGATTGTGAATGATGTGACTGCGATGCGTTTCGACCCCAATATGGCAGCCGTGGTAGCGCAGTATGGCGCCGGGGTCGTGATGATGCATATGCAGGGCATGCCGGCGACGATGCAGAAAAATCCTAGGTATGATAACGTAGCAGACGATGTGCGGATGTTCTTTCTCGAGCGGATCGCCGCTGCAGAAGGAGCCGGGATTGCGAAAAGCCAGATCGTGCTTGATCCGGGGTTCGGTTTTGGTAAGCTGCTGGTACATAACTTGGATCTCTTGAACCGCTTGTCCTCATTCGATCAACTTGGCTGCCCTATGTTGGTGGGAGTCTCGCGAAAAGCATTTCTCGGGAAAATTCTCGATCGTTCAGTGCGGGATCGGGAGTGGGGGACCGCGGCGGCCGTTGCGCTGGCGGTGGATCGTGGCGCGTCGATCGTTCGCGTGCACGATGTGGCGAGTATGAAGGATGTCGTGATGGTTGCCGCAGCGATTCGTGCGGCGGCTCTTGCTTCAAAACAGGAAGATTATGCGTAA
- a CDS encoding tRNA(Ile)-lysidine synthetase (MaGe:77308662) yields the protein MAMVEQRVSRRAWPPVLHRVVKTVRARGLFEPGHHLLVALSGGPDSVALLILLHRLIPRWRLRLTAVHFNYGLRGQESDEDQAFAAALCASLNVPLRCVSLDARTRQPRVSLQAQARDVRYRAMAKLAEDVGADRIAVGHTADDQAETILLWMLRGAGIAGLAGMPAQRDGMIIRPLYEIRRQKVLDFLNATGQAYRQDSSNAKPIYARNRIRHQLLPVLNQIAPAAVDALCRMGDICREDDRYLEELTVGLYGVLVQPDGAGYAIDRQGFQAQPLALQRRLLREVFRRMHSSLRAPSFATVEAVRRLFWLTGAGGLHCAGNVQVRVIPNALRLQPAHVSACPRESQTVVQQFSVQIPSIVEWAGTKRRIRVQEETREAAHRLAAPSGWRMIVDADLLSYPLHIRSWKAGDRFIPSGMKGRSKKLQDYFMDLKVPLSRRREIPILDSPQGIVGVLGFRPDERFQVNDHTRRCVVVSMDEMSGAEGVH from the coding sequence ATGGCCATGGTCGAACAACGTGTGTCGCGGAGGGCCTGGCCTCCGGTATTGCACCGGGTCGTCAAGACGGTGCGTGCGCGCGGGTTGTTTGAGCCTGGGCATCATCTGCTCGTTGCCCTATCCGGGGGGCCTGACTCTGTGGCGCTGTTGATACTTCTCCATCGTCTGATCCCTCGTTGGCGTTTGCGACTGACGGCGGTTCATTTCAATTACGGTCTTCGCGGGCAGGAGTCCGATGAGGATCAGGCGTTTGCGGCGGCGCTATGCGCGTCGCTAAATGTGCCGCTTCGCTGCGTGTCATTGGATGCTCGGACTCGCCAGCCACGGGTTTCCCTTCAGGCTCAGGCGCGCGATGTGCGCTATCGTGCTATGGCGAAGCTGGCCGAAGACGTCGGTGCGGATCGCATTGCCGTTGGCCATACAGCCGACGATCAGGCTGAAACGATCTTGCTTTGGATGTTGCGCGGAGCTGGGATCGCGGGGCTAGCTGGTATGCCGGCTCAACGCGACGGAATGATTATTCGCCCCTTGTATGAGATCAGGCGCCAGAAGGTGCTGGATTTTCTGAATGCGACAGGGCAAGCGTATCGGCAGGATTCCAGTAATGCGAAACCGATCTATGCGCGGAACCGCATCCGTCACCAGCTGCTTCCCGTCCTGAACCAAATCGCACCAGCCGCTGTCGATGCGTTGTGCCGAATGGGTGATATCTGCCGTGAGGACGATCGGTATCTGGAGGAGCTGACGGTCGGTTTGTATGGAGTGCTGGTTCAGCCAGATGGTGCGGGGTACGCCATTGATCGGCAAGGTTTTCAGGCCCAACCGCTGGCGTTGCAACGCAGGCTCTTGCGCGAGGTCTTTCGCCGCATGCATTCAAGCCTGCGGGCTCCTAGTTTCGCGACGGTAGAGGCGGTACGCCGGTTATTCTGGCTCACGGGAGCGGGGGGGCTGCATTGCGCCGGTAATGTACAGGTTCGAGTGATTCCGAATGCGCTACGCTTGCAGCCGGCTCACGTCAGTGCCTGTCCGCGGGAGTCCCAGACGGTCGTCCAGCAGTTTTCGGTACAGATCCCTTCCATTGTCGAATGGGCTGGTACGAAGCGGCGAATTCGAGTACAAGAAGAGACGCGTGAAGCGGCGCATCGATTGGCGGCGCCCTCGGGATGGCGAATGATCGTCGATGCGGACCTGCTGTCGTATCCGTTGCACATCCGATCATGGAAGGCCGGGGATCGCTTTATTCCGTCGGGCATGAAGGGTCGGTCGAAAAAACTTCAGGACTATTTTATGGATCTCAAGGTTCCCCTGTCTCGGCGTAGGGAAATTCCGATTCTGGATTCTCCTCAGGGGATTGTGGGGGTGTTGGGATTTCGGCCGGACGAGCGGTTTCAAGTGAATGACCATACACGCCGATGTGTGGTCGTCAGTATGGATGAGATGTCGGGTGCGGAGGGAGTGCATTAG
- a CDS encoding Sulfurtransferase TusA family protein (MaGe:77308671): MNSNGDAGNVQQGIPSDIEIDLRGVICPYNFVKTKLKLETMEQGQVLSVLLDDGDPIKNVPRSVENEGHTVLAQDRVGASYRVLIRREETD; encoded by the coding sequence ATGAATAGTAATGGAGATGCGGGAAACGTGCAGCAGGGGATTCCGTCAGATATTGAAATCGATCTTCGCGGAGTCATCTGTCCGTATAATTTTGTGAAAACAAAATTGAAGTTGGAAACGATGGAGCAGGGGCAGGTGTTGTCGGTGTTACTCGATGATGGAGATCCTATCAAGAATGTCCCGCGCAGTGTGGAAAACGAGGGGCACACCGTTCTTGCGCAGGATCGTGTCGGTGCGTCATACCGCGTGCTCATTAGACGAGAAGAGACCGATTAG